One region of Phragmites australis chromosome 18, lpPhrAust1.1, whole genome shotgun sequence genomic DNA includes:
- the LOC133899223 gene encoding homeobox-leucine zipper protein ROC1-like: MTSARRMPAMIGRNGVAYGSSSALSLNQADLLDSHHLQQAFQQQLFDQIPAAAVDSSDNMIHGRADALADEFESKSCSENPDGASGDDDGQEDPNQRPNKKKRYHRHTQHQIQEMEAFFKECPHPDDKQRKELSRELGLEPLQVKFWFQNKRTQMKNQHERQENAQLRAENDKLRAENMRYKEALGTASCPSCGGPAALGEMSFDEHHLRLENARLRDEIDRISGIAAKHVGKPMVSFPVLSSPLAAAAARSPLDLAGAYGVQPTGLVADHLFGVGAGAGELLRSVSTGQLDADKPMIVELAVAAMDELLRMARLDAPLWGAGAAGAQLDEEEYGRMFPGGLGPRQYGLRPEASRDGAVVIMTRDSLVEILMDANRFTAVFSSIVSSASTHEVLSTGVAGSYNGALQVMSMEFQVPSPLVPTRESYFLRYCKHNPDGTWAVVDVSLDSLRPSPVLKCRRRPSGCLIQEMPNGYSKVTWVEHVEVDDRSVHNLYKPLVNSGLAFGAKRWVGTLDRQCERLASAMANNIPNGDLGVITSIEGRKSMLKLAERMVASFCGGVTASAAHQWTTLSGSGAEDVRVMTRKSVDDPGRPPGIVLNAATSFWIPVPPKRVFDFLRDETSRSAWDILSNGGAVQEMAHIANGRDHGNCVSLLRVNSTNSNQSNMLILQESCTDASGSYVVYAPVDVVAMNVVLNGGDPDYVALLPSGFAILPDGPPGAAATQGESVGGGGSLLTVAFQILVDSVPTAKLSLGSVATVNSLIACTVERIKAAICGEANPQ; the protein is encoded by the exons GCTGACTTGCTAGACAGCCATCACCTGCAGCaagcgttccagcagcagctcTTCGACCAGATCCCGGCCGCCGCAGTGGACAGCAGCGACAACATGATCCACGGCCGCGCCGACGCGCTAGCTGACGAGTTTGAGAGCAAGTCGTGCAGCGAGAACCCCGACGGCGCCTCTGGCGACGACGACGGGCAGGAGGACCCCAACCAGCggccaaacaagaagaagagataCCACCGCCACACCCAGCACCAGATCCAGGAGATGGAAGC GTTCTTCAAGGAGTGCCCGCACCCGGACGACAAGCAGCGGAAGGAGCTGAGCCGGGAGCTCGGCCTCGAGCCGCTGCAGGTCAAGTTTTGGTTCCAGAACAAGCGCACACAGATGAAG AACCAGCACGAGCGGCAGGAGAACGCGCAGCTGCGCGCGGAGAACGACAAGCTGCGCGCCGAGAACATGCGGTACAAGGAGGCGCTCGGCACGGCGTCCTGCCCCAGCTGCGGCGGCCCGGCCGCCCTCGGCGAGATGTCCTTCGACGAGCACCACCTCCGCCTCGAGAACGCCCGCCTCCGCGACGAGATCGACAGGATCTCGGGCATCGCCGCCAAGCACGTTGGCAAGCCCATGGTCTCCTTCCCGGTGCTGTCCAGCCCGctggccgccgctgccgcccgcTCCCCGCTAGACCTCGCCGGCGCGTACGGCGTACAGCCGACTGGCCTCGTCGCCGACCACCTGTTCGGCGTTGGAGCCGGCGCCGGGGAGCTTCTGAGGAGCGTGTCAACGGGCCAGCTCGACGCCGACAAGCCCATGATCGTCGAGCTGGCCGTCGCCGCCATGGACGAGCTCCTCCGGATGGCGCGGCTCGACGCGCCGCTCtggggcgcgggcgcggcggggGCGCAGCTGGACGAGGAGGAGTACGGCCGGATGTTCCCTGGCGGGCTCGGGCCGAGGCAGTACGGGCTCCGGCCGGAGGCGTCCCGTGACGGCGCCGTCGTGATCATGACGCGCGACAGCCTCGTCGAGATCCTCATGGACGCG AACCGATTCACTGCGGTGTTCTCCAGCATCGTGTCCAGTGCTTCTACGCATGAGGTGCTGTCCACCGGCGTGGCAGGGAGCTACAATGGTGCATTGCAAGTG ATGTCAATGGAGTTCCAGGTGCCGTCGCCGCTGGTGCCGACACGGGAGAGCTATTTCTTGAGGTACTGCAAGCACAACCCTGATGGAACATGGGCTGTCGTCGATGTCTCTCTCGACAGCCTCCGCCCTAGCCCTGTTTTGAAGTGCCGGCGCAGGCCGTCCGGCTGCCTTATCCAAGAAATGCCCAATGGCTACTCAAAG GTGACCTGGGTGGAGCATGTTGAGGTTGATGACAGGTCGGTGCACAACCTCTACAAGCCTTTGGTGAATTCAGGCCTCGCATTCGGCGCGAAACGATGGGTCGGCACGCTGGACCGGCAGTGCGAGCGCCTCGCCAGCGCCATGGCCAACAACATCCCCAACGGCGACCTTGGTG TGATCACAAGCATAGAAGGGAGGAAGAGCATGCTGAAGCTGGCGGAGCGTATGGTGGCGAGCTTCTGCGGCGGCGTGACGGCGTCTGCTGCACACCAGTGGACGACGCTGTCGGGCAGCGGCGCGGAGGACGTGCGCGTCATGACGAGGAAGAGCGTCGACGACCCCGGCAGGCCACCGGGCATCGTGCTCAACGCCGCCACCTCATTCTGGATCCCCGTCCCGCCCAAGAGGGTCTTCGACTTCCTCCGCGACGAGACCTCTCGCAGCGCG TGGGACATCCTCTCCAACGGTGGTGCCGTCCAAGAAATGGCTCACATCGCCAACGGCCGGGACCATGGCAACTGCGTCTCACTTCTTCGTGTCAAT AGTACAAACTCGAACCAGAGCAACATGCTGATCCTGCAAGAGAGCTGCACCGACGCGTCGGGCTCGTACGTCGTGTACGCGCCGGTGGACGTGGTGGCGATGAACGTGGTGCTCAACGGCGGCGACCCAGACTACGTGGCCCTGCTGCCATCGGGCTTCGCCATCCTCCCTGACGGGCCTCCGGGTGCCGCCGCCACGCAAGGGGAGAGCGTCGGTGGTGGCGGGTCCCTCCTGACGGTGGCGTTCCAGATCCTGGTCGACTCCGTCCCCACCGCGAAGCTCTCGCTGGGCTCCGTCGCGACGGTGAACAGCCTCATCGCCTGCACCGTGGAGCGCATCAAGGCCGCCATCTGCGGGGAAGCCAACCCGCAGTAG